GCAGCCCATCATTCGAAAAACTTCGTTGATCTATCGCAACACGGCAACCCGGTTATCTGTCATTAGAGCGTTTGTTAATTTTTTAGCGGCTAACTAATTCGTCCCCCTACCCATTACGGCTGATAGCCAGCAGTGTCGGCGGTCTGTTTTGCTGGTTCAAAAATCGATACCATAACACCTGCGCCTGCCTTTGATCGACTGTGCGGGCCCATTGCAACACCCTGTCCGATTCCTCAGCTCCGCCTGGATGACCCGGGTAGATCACGCACGTAATGACGCCTTGCGGGGCGAGCCATTCCAAAGCTGTCTGCAAAGCCCTGACTGTCGTATCCGCGCGAGTGATAACCGATTTGTCACCGCCCGGCAGATACCCGAGGTTAAACATGACAGCCTGCAGGTTCCCCTTTGTATCTTGCGGCAGCATCTCTGCCAGACGCTCATGTCCTGCCTCCAGTAAAACGACCCGCTGCAAAAGCCGCGCATCTGACAACCTGTTGCTTGCAGCTTCGATCGCCGCAGATTGGATGTCGAATCCGTAGACAAGCCCGTTTGCACCCACACACTCCGCCAGAAACAACGTATCATGGCCATTCCCCACCGTCGCGTCAACCGCCAGAATCCTCCGATTACGTTCCTGCATCGAAATTTGTCCGTCGTTATCAGGAATCGATTCTCCACGGCCGCCCATCAACCGTTCCCTCACCAACATCCTGGCCTGTTCCAAAACGGACGGCAGGCGCCAGCCAGCTTGTCGCCACCCGCCACTCATAGAAATGTATCCTTAAAAACGGGCAGCTCGACAAAATCAGCCTGCGGATTGAGCAGCCGTCCTTTTTCCGGTGTCCACGAATCTTTTGGCGTCCACAATCTTCCTTGCCAGGTATTGCGGCGCTCCAGTTCCGCATCGATGCCGTTGAGAACGCCCCACTTGTCGAGACTCCACATCGGTCCGATCAAAATATCGGGCGGCCCATCTCCCGTCAGACGATGCACCACCATCTCCGGCGGCAGCATTTCCAGAATGTCGACTACCAGACGAATGTACTGATCTTTCTCAAGAAATTGCAAACCGCCCGCTTCAAACAGTTTCACAAGCGGTGTGTATTTCAACAAGTGCAACAGGTGGATTTTGATGCCTTGAACTGGCAACGCGGCAACCGCTTGGCCTGTTTCCAGCATTTCCTGTTCCGATTCCCCGGGCAGTCCCAGAATGATATGCGAACAAATCCGGATATTGCGCGCCCGCAGTTTTTCCACCGCATCCAGATAGCATTGGTAGTCATGTCCCCGGTTAATCAGCAGAGCCGTTTTTTCATGAACCGTCTGCAGTCCCAATTCCACCCATAGATAGGTTTTCTCATTCAACTCAGACAGTAAATCCACCACATCATCCGGCAAACAGTCGGGGCGCGTCGCAATTGACAATCCGACAACCCCTTCCTGAGCCAAAACGGTTTCATACATCTCACGCAGTTGATGGGCGGGCGCGTACGTGTTGGTAAACGCCTGGAAATATCCCAGATATTTGGCGCGCGGCCATTTTTCGTGCATCCGGTCTCGGATCGTTTGAAACTGATCGACCAGCGAATCTCTCCGGTCCCCGGCAAAATCACCCGATCCTTCCGCCGAACAAAACGTACAGCCGCCGGTTCCTTTTGAACCGTCCCGATTTGGACAAGTAAACCCCGCATCCAACGGCACTTTGAATACTTTCTCCTGAAAAATCTGCCGTAAATGATGATTCCACGTATGATACCGCTTTTTATGGTATCCGTCACCGCCCCAAAACCGGGGCGTCCGGCTGCCTGCCACAAGGTCTGTCATAGATAGCTCCTTTTGATCGATTCGTCTTGTATTTCATCGATTCGTTTTGAATTTCATTGTAGAATACATGTGAATTCTTTTTCAAATGCTGATTGCAGGAAAGTCATGGGACCTTACGGAAAAAGGATGATGCGGATGAATGCCTATGAACAAAAAGCGAGATATGAAGTGAAGGAATGGGAATGAAAAATAACCAGGCCCTCACAAAGTAAACAGCCTGCTTCCCGACAAATACCATGCGATCCTCACGGAAGCTATCAAAAAAATTGTACAAACCGCACTCGTTAGTTCGGAGTACACAACCAAACGGCGGCCGCCGAAGGAGCGGGAACCGGGGCGGGCGGCATATTTTTGGGGTTAGCTGATTTCCCGTTATGATTTGGCATTAAAATGAAATTTTTGTTTGAAGCAGCGGCTATCTACGGATTCGACGTAAAAAAGTACGAAGAACGAATCTTTATTTTGCACGTGTTTCAATTGGCGTTCTCAAGCGATGCGCATCGTCAACATACACTGGAAATTATTAAAAATTGGGAAGAGCGCAAAGAGCAGCTCAAACAGCTTGATTGGAGAGTCTTCCAGCAGGAGAGTTTTGTCCGGCAAGAGGGCCTTTCACTTGAGATCGATTCCATTCCGCCCAGTTTTTCATATAACGTAGCCATGATGATTCCCTCCTTACAGCTACCTTTTCCAAAAAACATGCAACTGCATACGAAGGAACAAGTAAAATTGCTTTTTCCGATGCCGCATCATCTAATGCCGCATCTGATCAAACAGACTTGTTCCATACTTGCCGGCGAAACTGTGCGGGATGCCGGCTTTTGATAAACGATTAAGTGACCAACAGGTCAAAACGTTGGTCGATTGTCTTGCAAACGAAAAGTAGCGAAAAGTTAGAGGAAGCCATAACAGCACCCACGCGGTGGCAGGCGAACCGACTGCGGCTTTCACGTTCAGCAGTCAGGCTTCCTTCACGCGTGGGTCTACAAAAACAAATCCGATCCCGTTTCCTGCCTATCGCCGTTTAATTCCCGAAGGCGGAACGCAGCGAGCCGGCAACTTGTTCAATTGCCGCTTTCCCTTTGTCCATCAATCCCGCCATCCAGAAAAATCCGTGGATCATGCCTTCATAGCGGGTCAGTT
The sequence above is a segment of the Effusibacillus dendaii genome. Coding sequences within it:
- a CDS encoding tRNA (mnm(5)s(2)U34)-methyltransferase; its protein translation is MSGGWRQAGWRLPSVLEQARMLVRERLMGGRGESIPDNDGQISMQERNRRILAVDATVGNGHDTLFLAECVGANGLVYGFDIQSAAIEAASNRLSDARLLQRVVLLEAGHERLAEMLPQDTKGNLQAVMFNLGYLPGGDKSVITRADTTVRALQTALEWLAPQGVITCVIYPGHPGGAEESDRVLQWARTVDQRQAQVLWYRFLNQQNRPPTLLAISRNG
- a CDS encoding TIGR01212 family radical SAM protein (This family includes YhcC from E. coli K-12, an uncharacterized radical SAM protein.), whose protein sequence is MTDLVAGSRTPRFWGGDGYHKKRYHTWNHHLRQIFQEKVFKVPLDAGFTCPNRDGSKGTGGCTFCSAEGSGDFAGDRRDSLVDQFQTIRDRMHEKWPRAKYLGYFQAFTNTYAPAHQLREMYETVLAQEGVVGLSIATRPDCLPDDVVDLLSELNEKTYLWVELGLQTVHEKTALLINRGHDYQCYLDAVEKLRARNIRICSHIILGLPGESEQEMLETGQAVAALPVQGIKIHLLHLLKYTPLVKLFEAGGLQFLEKDQYIRLVVDILEMLPPEMVVHRLTGDGPPDILIGPMWSLDKWGVLNGIDAELERRNTWQGRLWTPKDSWTPEKGRLLNPQADFVELPVFKDTFL